The proteins below are encoded in one region of Corvus hawaiiensis isolate bCorHaw1 chromosome 3, bCorHaw1.pri.cur, whole genome shotgun sequence:
- the SCAF8 gene encoding SR-related and CTD-associated factor 8 isoform X1 — protein sequence MEAVKAFNSELYSLNDYKPPISKAKMTQITKAAIKAIKFYKHVVQSVEKFIQKCKPEYKVPGLYVIDSIVRQSRHQFGQEKDVFAPRFSNNIISTFQNLYRCPGDDKSKIVRVLNLWQKNNVFKSEIIQPLLDMAAGIPPPVVTPVLPSTTAAMSNNTPGTPVTPVTPANVAQSLPDPWVSQIANTDTLAAVAQILQSPQGQQLQQLIQTLQIQQQKPQPSLLQALDAGLVVQLQALTAQLTAAAAAANTLNPLEQSVSFNKKLMDRFDFGEESEQNEEPKKETPSSQLPLVPESVNNSLFHQLAEQLQQQNLEHLRQQLLEQQQPQKASPEENQEGNFGSEHSASPSQGSSQQQFLEVETNVDDSMDIQQQDMDIDEGQDIAEEEIFEQEEKKSAVRSRSRTRSRSRSRSPRKRRSRSRSGSRKRKHRKRSRSRSRERKRKSSRSYSSERRAREREKERQKKGLPPIRSKTLSVCSTTLWVGQVDKKATQQDLTNLFEEFGQIESINMIPPRGCAYVCMVHRQDAYRALQKLSSGSYKIGSKIIKIAWALNKGVKTEYKQFWDVDLGVSYIPWEKVKLDDLEGFAEGGMIDQETVNTEWETARSSEAAKENTQTTQSAAVDKSTVITTQTEAYTQPVTMLQIPVAPAVPAVSLVPPAFPVTMSVPPPGYSPIPPPPFLRASFNPSQPPPGYMPPPVPPVVPPPVVPPPVVPPVVPTPLVQPPLPIAQETMKDVPFTSLVLPVGTVTSNLATPTLSAGSVFNPLPINKPESDDKGSHLTDLQISSSENNRSVQSDVSSSSGLVGGVQPPSVSSNSGLSGEGPPPTVSSSSGLAGGVQPPSVSSNSGLGGGVQPPTVSSNSGLAGGMQLPAVSSSSSLAGGIQPTNASSSSGLVAGVPPPNVSSSSGLLAGVHPPSVSSSPGLLTGMQPPSVSSSSGVLAGVQPPNVSSNSGLLIMPPPNVSTSSGLMGVPPPNISSNSGLLAMQHPAAVPNMPHLNISNQRMPGMPLIDIRPGLMPHSPGPRFPLMQPGMPPQRSIPPPAILDPSLHPPPPRGPFPPGDIFNQTERPFGTPGRQNIDNISSNPEKRLLPLGGDNIQQEGDRDYRFPPVENRDNLNRPSPVDVRDSVGRPPVDPREGIGRPPVDGREHFARPHIDMRENFGRPGIDNLGRREHFGFNSDKHWGQRGDYDEREHHAFPIYGGPKGFHEDRERFRHVNYRFDSRSGPSWNRGFEQDAHRDFDDRRRPWERQRDRDDRDFNFCREINGNRFGRDRMSNNWIPPPHPRVFEYFDGATSQRKADDMPQVNGENTETESQPPTAQVQDDPELYEKLSSSVEINKEKSDTEADIESEPVVESTETEGT from the exons TGCAAACCAGAGTACAAGGTGCCTGGTCTGTATGTCATTGACTCCATTGTGAGACAGTCCCGGCAtcagtttggacaagaaaagGATGTGTTTGCACCAAGGTTCAGCAATAACATCATCAGCACGTTCCAGAACTTGTACCGTTGTCCTGGTGATGACAAG aGTAAAATTGTTAGAGTGCTAAATTTATGGCAGAAGAATAATGTGTTCAAGAGTGAAATTATTCAGCCTCTCTTGGATATGGCAGCAGGAATTCCTCCTCCCGTTGTGACCCCTGTCTTGCCCAGCACTACAGCTGCTATGAGCAACAATACGCCAG gTACACCTGTGACTCCAGTTACCCCAGCCAATGTGGCGCAGAGTTTACCTGATCCTTGGGTATCCCAGATTGCTAACACAGACACCCTTGCTGCTGTTGCACAGATTTTACAGAGTCCTCAAGGCCAGCAG CTTCAGCAGTTGATACAGACACTGCAGATACAGCAGCAGAAACCTCAGCCTTCACTACTTCAAGCCCTGGATGCCGGTCTTGTCGTCCAGTTACAGGCCCTCACGGCACaactcacagctgctgctgctgctgctaacaCACTTAATCCACTGGAACAGAGTGTCTCTTTTAATAAG AAGCTGATGGACAGGTTTGACTTTGGCGAAGAATCGGAACAAAATGAAGAGCCTAAAAAGGAAACTCCCTCTTCCCAATT gcCATTAGTACCAGAATCTGTGAACAACTCACTTTTTCACCAACTAGCTGAACAGCTACAGCAACAAAATTTAGAACATCTCAGACAACAGCttttggagcagcagcagcctcaaaAG GCAAGCCCTGAGGAGAATCAAGAAGGAAATTTTGGTTCAGAGCACTCTGCGTCACCATCACAAGGGAGCAGTCAACAGCAGTTTTTAGAAGTGGAAACTAATGTAGATGATTCAATGGATATTCAACAACAG GACATGGATATAGATGAAGGTCAGGATATTGCTGAAGAAGAGATTTttgaacaagaagaaaagaaatcagctgTTCGTTCAAGATCAAGAACTCGTTCAAGATCTCGTTCAAG GTCACCAAGGAAACGAAGGTCTAGATCACGGTCCGGTTCTCGTAAGCGGAAACACAGAAAGCGTTCACGCTCAAGAtcaagagaaaggaagagaaagtcATCTCGGTCATACTCCAGTGAAAGAAGGGCtcgggaaagggaaaaagaacgTCAGAAAAAGGGATTGCCTCCTATACGGTCAAAAACACTAAGCG TTTGCAGTACTACTCTTTGGGTAGGTCAAGTAGACAAGAAGGCTACACAGCAGGATTTAACGAACTTGTTTGAAGAATTTGGACAAATAGAGTCAATTAAT ATGATCCCCCCAAGAGGATGTGCTTATGTCTGTATGGTACATAGACAAGATGCATATCGTGCTCTTCAGAAACTTAGCTCTGGGTCTTATAAAATTGGATCTAAAATTATTAAG attgcTTGGGCTTTGAATAAAGGTGTGAAAACAGAATACAAGCAATTCTGGGATGTGGATCTGGGAGTTTCCTATATTCCATGGGAGAAAGTGAAATTGGATGATTTGGAGGGCTTTGCTGAAGGTGGCATGATTGACCAGGAAACAGTAAATACAG AGTGGGAAACAGCCAGAAGCTCAGAAGCTGCTAAAGAAAATACTCAAACGACGCAGAGTGCTGCAGTTGATAAGAGTACCGTTATTACAACACAGACAGAAGCTTACACACAACCAGTCACTATGCTGCAG aTTCCAGtagctccagctgtgcctgctgttAGCTTGGTTCCACCTGCATTTCCTGTCACAATGTCTGTCCCTCCTCCTGGTTATAGCCCAATTCCTCCTCCACCCTTCCTGAGAGCAAGTTTCAACCCTTCACAGCCACCTCCAG GTTATATGCCTCCCCCAGTTCCACCTGTTGTCCCGCCACCTGTTGTCCCACCACCTGTTGTCCCACCAGTTGTTCCAACAC CTTTGGTACAGCCTCCATTACCAATTGCACAAGAGACAATGAAGGATGTTCCTTTTACTAGCCTTGTTCTACCAGTTGGCACAGTTACTAGCAATCTAGCTACTCCAACATTATCTGCTGGAAGTGTTTTTAATCCCCTGCCAATCAACAAACCAGAATCAGATGACAAAGGATCACATCTTACAGACCTTCAGATTTCTTCTAGTGAAAACAATAGATCTG TGCAAAGTGATGTCTCAAGTAGCTCTGGACTTGTTGGAGGAGTGCAGCCACCCAGTGTCTCAAGCAATTCTGGGCTTTCTGGAGAAGGGCCACCACCCACTGTCTCAAGTAGCTCTGGACTTGCAGGGGGAGTACAGCCACCCAGTGTTTCAAGCAACTCTGGTCTTGGAGGAGGAGTGCAACCACCAACTGTTTCCAGCAATTCTGGTCTTGCAGGAGGAATGCAGCTACCTGCTGTTTCCAGTAGCTCTTCTCTTGCTGGCGGGATTCAGCCAACTAATGCCTCAAGTAGCTCTGGACTTGTGGCTGGAGTGCCACCACCAAATGTCTCAAGTAGCTCAGGGCTTCTGGCTGGAGTGCATCCACCCAGTGTCTCAAGCAGCCCTGGCCTTCTGACAGGAATGCAGCCACCCAGTGTGTCCAGCAGCTCAGGAGTTCTGGCAGGAGTTCAGCCACCAAATGTTTCAAGCAACTCTGGGCTTCTCATAATGCCACCACCCAATGTTTCAACTAGTTCTGGACTTATGGGAGTGCCACCACCAAATATTTCAAGTAATTCTGGACTTCTGGCAATGCAGCATCCAGCTGCAGTTCCAAACATGCCTCATTTAAATATCAGTAATCAAAGAATGCCAGGAATGCCTCTTATAGATATCCGTCCAGGCCTAATGCCCCATTCGCCTGGACCAAGGTTTCCATTAATGCAGCCAGGAATGCCACCACAGCGTAGTATTCCTCCTCCCGCAATCCTTGATCCATCTCTTCACCCACCACCACCTCGAGGTCCTTTTCCTCCAGGAgatatttttaatcaaacaGAAAGACCTTTTGGAACACCAGGAAGACAAAATATCGATAACATTTCTTCTAATCCAGAGAAAAGACTACTACCACTTGGAGGTGATAACATTCAACAGGAGGGAGACAGAGATTATCGCTTTCCTCCAGTGGAAAACCGAGATAATCTTAACAGACCATCTCCGGTGGATGTCAGAGATTCTGTTGGACGACCACCAGTTGATCCAAGAGAGGGTATAGGAAGGCCTCCAGTAGACGGAAGAGAGCACTTTGCAAGACCACATATAGACATGAGAGAAAATTTTGGAAGACCAGGTATAGATAACCTTGGCCGAAGAGAGCATTTTGGTTTCAATTCAGACAAGCACTGGGGACAGAGAGGAGATTATGATGAAAGAGAGCACCATGCGTTCCCTATTTATGGTGGCCCTAAAGGCTTCCATGAAGACAGAGAGAGGTTTCGGCATGTGAACTATAGGTTTGATAGTAGAAGTGGTCCCAGTTGGAATAGAGGATTTGAACAAGATGCTCACAGAGATTTTGATGACCGCAGAAGACCCTGGGAAAGACAGAGGGATAGGGATGacagagattttaatttttgcagaGAAATTAATGGGAACAGGTTTGGAAGAGACAGAATGTCAAACAACTGGATCCCGCCTCCACATCCACGGGTGTTTGAATATTTTGATGGGGCCACTTCTCAACGCAAAGCTGATGATATGCCTCAGGTAAATGGTGAAAATACAGAGACAGAAAGTCAGCCACCAACTGCACAGGTGCAGGATGATCCAGAACTTTATGAAAAACTGTCATCTTCCGTCGAGATAAACAAAGAGAAGAGTGACACAGAAGCTGATATAGAGAGTGAACCAGTGGTAGAAAGCACAGAAACTGAGGGGACATAA
- the SCAF8 gene encoding SR-related and CTD-associated factor 8 isoform X2: MDRFDFGEESEQNEEPKKETPSSQLPLVPESVNNSLFHQLAEQLQQQNLEHLRQQLLEQQQPQKASPEENQEGNFGSEHSASPSQGSSQQQFLEVETNVDDSMDIQQQDMDIDEGQDIAEEEIFEQEEKKSAVRSRSRTRSRSRSRSPRKRRSRSRSGSRKRKHRKRSRSRSRERKRKSSRSYSSERRAREREKERQKKGLPPIRSKTLSVCSTTLWVGQVDKKATQQDLTNLFEEFGQIESINMIPPRGCAYVCMVHRQDAYRALQKLSSGSYKIGSKIIKIAWALNKGVKTEYKQFWDVDLGVSYIPWEKVKLDDLEGFAEGGMIDQETVNTEWETARSSEAAKENTQTTQSAAVDKSTVITTQTEAYTQPVTMLQIPVAPAVPAVSLVPPAFPVTMSVPPPGYSPIPPPPFLRASFNPSQPPPGYMPPPVPPVVPPPVVPPPVVPPVVPTPLVQPPLPIAQETMKDVPFTSLVLPVGTVTSNLATPTLSAGSVFNPLPINKPESDDKGSHLTDLQISSSENNRSVQSDVSSSSGLVGGVQPPSVSSNSGLSGEGPPPTVSSSSGLAGGVQPPSVSSNSGLGGGVQPPTVSSNSGLAGGMQLPAVSSSSSLAGGIQPTNASSSSGLVAGVPPPNVSSSSGLLAGVHPPSVSSSPGLLTGMQPPSVSSSSGVLAGVQPPNVSSNSGLLIMPPPNVSTSSGLMGVPPPNISSNSGLLAMQHPAAVPNMPHLNISNQRMPGMPLIDIRPGLMPHSPGPRFPLMQPGMPPQRSIPPPAILDPSLHPPPPRGPFPPGDIFNQTERPFGTPGRQNIDNISSNPEKRLLPLGGDNIQQEGDRDYRFPPVENRDNLNRPSPVDVRDSVGRPPVDPREGIGRPPVDGREHFARPHIDMRENFGRPGIDNLGRREHFGFNSDKHWGQRGDYDEREHHAFPIYGGPKGFHEDRERFRHVNYRFDSRSGPSWNRGFEQDAHRDFDDRRRPWERQRDRDDRDFNFCREINGNRFGRDRMSNNWIPPPHPRVFEYFDGATSQRKADDMPQVNGENTETESQPPTAQVQDDPELYEKLSSSVEINKEKSDTEADIESEPVVESTETEGT; encoded by the exons ATGGACAGGTTTGACTTTGGCGAAGAATCGGAACAAAATGAAGAGCCTAAAAAGGAAACTCCCTCTTCCCAATT gcCATTAGTACCAGAATCTGTGAACAACTCACTTTTTCACCAACTAGCTGAACAGCTACAGCAACAAAATTTAGAACATCTCAGACAACAGCttttggagcagcagcagcctcaaaAG GCAAGCCCTGAGGAGAATCAAGAAGGAAATTTTGGTTCAGAGCACTCTGCGTCACCATCACAAGGGAGCAGTCAACAGCAGTTTTTAGAAGTGGAAACTAATGTAGATGATTCAATGGATATTCAACAACAG GACATGGATATAGATGAAGGTCAGGATATTGCTGAAGAAGAGATTTttgaacaagaagaaaagaaatcagctgTTCGTTCAAGATCAAGAACTCGTTCAAGATCTCGTTCAAG GTCACCAAGGAAACGAAGGTCTAGATCACGGTCCGGTTCTCGTAAGCGGAAACACAGAAAGCGTTCACGCTCAAGAtcaagagaaaggaagagaaagtcATCTCGGTCATACTCCAGTGAAAGAAGGGCtcgggaaagggaaaaagaacgTCAGAAAAAGGGATTGCCTCCTATACGGTCAAAAACACTAAGCG TTTGCAGTACTACTCTTTGGGTAGGTCAAGTAGACAAGAAGGCTACACAGCAGGATTTAACGAACTTGTTTGAAGAATTTGGACAAATAGAGTCAATTAAT ATGATCCCCCCAAGAGGATGTGCTTATGTCTGTATGGTACATAGACAAGATGCATATCGTGCTCTTCAGAAACTTAGCTCTGGGTCTTATAAAATTGGATCTAAAATTATTAAG attgcTTGGGCTTTGAATAAAGGTGTGAAAACAGAATACAAGCAATTCTGGGATGTGGATCTGGGAGTTTCCTATATTCCATGGGAGAAAGTGAAATTGGATGATTTGGAGGGCTTTGCTGAAGGTGGCATGATTGACCAGGAAACAGTAAATACAG AGTGGGAAACAGCCAGAAGCTCAGAAGCTGCTAAAGAAAATACTCAAACGACGCAGAGTGCTGCAGTTGATAAGAGTACCGTTATTACAACACAGACAGAAGCTTACACACAACCAGTCACTATGCTGCAG aTTCCAGtagctccagctgtgcctgctgttAGCTTGGTTCCACCTGCATTTCCTGTCACAATGTCTGTCCCTCCTCCTGGTTATAGCCCAATTCCTCCTCCACCCTTCCTGAGAGCAAGTTTCAACCCTTCACAGCCACCTCCAG GTTATATGCCTCCCCCAGTTCCACCTGTTGTCCCGCCACCTGTTGTCCCACCACCTGTTGTCCCACCAGTTGTTCCAACAC CTTTGGTACAGCCTCCATTACCAATTGCACAAGAGACAATGAAGGATGTTCCTTTTACTAGCCTTGTTCTACCAGTTGGCACAGTTACTAGCAATCTAGCTACTCCAACATTATCTGCTGGAAGTGTTTTTAATCCCCTGCCAATCAACAAACCAGAATCAGATGACAAAGGATCACATCTTACAGACCTTCAGATTTCTTCTAGTGAAAACAATAGATCTG TGCAAAGTGATGTCTCAAGTAGCTCTGGACTTGTTGGAGGAGTGCAGCCACCCAGTGTCTCAAGCAATTCTGGGCTTTCTGGAGAAGGGCCACCACCCACTGTCTCAAGTAGCTCTGGACTTGCAGGGGGAGTACAGCCACCCAGTGTTTCAAGCAACTCTGGTCTTGGAGGAGGAGTGCAACCACCAACTGTTTCCAGCAATTCTGGTCTTGCAGGAGGAATGCAGCTACCTGCTGTTTCCAGTAGCTCTTCTCTTGCTGGCGGGATTCAGCCAACTAATGCCTCAAGTAGCTCTGGACTTGTGGCTGGAGTGCCACCACCAAATGTCTCAAGTAGCTCAGGGCTTCTGGCTGGAGTGCATCCACCCAGTGTCTCAAGCAGCCCTGGCCTTCTGACAGGAATGCAGCCACCCAGTGTGTCCAGCAGCTCAGGAGTTCTGGCAGGAGTTCAGCCACCAAATGTTTCAAGCAACTCTGGGCTTCTCATAATGCCACCACCCAATGTTTCAACTAGTTCTGGACTTATGGGAGTGCCACCACCAAATATTTCAAGTAATTCTGGACTTCTGGCAATGCAGCATCCAGCTGCAGTTCCAAACATGCCTCATTTAAATATCAGTAATCAAAGAATGCCAGGAATGCCTCTTATAGATATCCGTCCAGGCCTAATGCCCCATTCGCCTGGACCAAGGTTTCCATTAATGCAGCCAGGAATGCCACCACAGCGTAGTATTCCTCCTCCCGCAATCCTTGATCCATCTCTTCACCCACCACCACCTCGAGGTCCTTTTCCTCCAGGAgatatttttaatcaaacaGAAAGACCTTTTGGAACACCAGGAAGACAAAATATCGATAACATTTCTTCTAATCCAGAGAAAAGACTACTACCACTTGGAGGTGATAACATTCAACAGGAGGGAGACAGAGATTATCGCTTTCCTCCAGTGGAAAACCGAGATAATCTTAACAGACCATCTCCGGTGGATGTCAGAGATTCTGTTGGACGACCACCAGTTGATCCAAGAGAGGGTATAGGAAGGCCTCCAGTAGACGGAAGAGAGCACTTTGCAAGACCACATATAGACATGAGAGAAAATTTTGGAAGACCAGGTATAGATAACCTTGGCCGAAGAGAGCATTTTGGTTTCAATTCAGACAAGCACTGGGGACAGAGAGGAGATTATGATGAAAGAGAGCACCATGCGTTCCCTATTTATGGTGGCCCTAAAGGCTTCCATGAAGACAGAGAGAGGTTTCGGCATGTGAACTATAGGTTTGATAGTAGAAGTGGTCCCAGTTGGAATAGAGGATTTGAACAAGATGCTCACAGAGATTTTGATGACCGCAGAAGACCCTGGGAAAGACAGAGGGATAGGGATGacagagattttaatttttgcagaGAAATTAATGGGAACAGGTTTGGAAGAGACAGAATGTCAAACAACTGGATCCCGCCTCCACATCCACGGGTGTTTGAATATTTTGATGGGGCCACTTCTCAACGCAAAGCTGATGATATGCCTCAGGTAAATGGTGAAAATACAGAGACAGAAAGTCAGCCACCAACTGCACAGGTGCAGGATGATCCAGAACTTTATGAAAAACTGTCATCTTCCGTCGAGATAAACAAAGAGAAGAGTGACACAGAAGCTGATATAGAGAGTGAACCAGTGGTAGAAAGCACAGAAACTGAGGGGACATAA